One region of Aurantimonas sp. HBX-1 genomic DNA includes:
- the treY gene encoding malto-oligosyltrehalose synthase: MSRSLVATYRLQFREGTTFETARDLAPYLARLGVSHLYAAPIFAASPGSTHGYDVTDYNAFEEDLGGVAGFTAMSDALSSADLGLILDFVPNHMGVSPKNLWWEDVLRWGSESRYAQTFDISWEAEKILVPVLAKPYGEALADGDLSVQLDAENARMRFDAAGYGLPIDPRTYGHVFALMDHPEKDRLVRRFSVSTPAEADELVERLAEHLEEPSFRAALDKAVAALSADQTALHDLHEAQAWRLAWWRTARERLTYRRFFEIADLIGVRQELRRVFRESHQLVIRLARERRLDGIRIDHVDGLADPKGYLEQLRQAFQSVRRTPFVHVEKILTGDERLRTSWEIEGTTGYEFITALAGLYVDGAQEAAMTEAYTAFLGEEEDLRAMIVRQKRSIFQRNLAGELTHLTGVALGVASRGLATRDLGQDTMARAIVEVAAALPVYRTYVSVDGVPRRDIAIIDDAVDLATSGREVEADEPIQFIGRLLKLDFVDGADVAGALDFTRRFQQTTGAVMAKAVEDTAFYRYNRLIALNEVGGEPDHYGAETSAFHDAMQIRLEDQPDGMLATSTHDTKRAEDARARLYTLSEAPELWRDIVAGLATELAPWRKTVEPLLISPDPATEWGLYQSLLGVLPPDFDPEDGEARAALTERLQQYAEKAVREAKRWTSWTSPAEAYETALREFVAAILDPAETGDLLAQFWKDVQPFVAAGALTSLSQATLKFAAPGVPDIYQGTEFYDFSLVDPDNRRAIDFDARAATIESDQPWADALADWRSGRIKAKLTRAALAMRGRTPALFTHGAYVPLTVEGPMADHVVAFARTGEEGGAAIAIAPRLCLGLLAGATEPVVAASRWEGTVIRLPETLAGRTWRNVLTEETLAASPALGLGEALSTLPFALIEAA; encoded by the coding sequence ATGAGCCGTTCCCTCGTCGCCACCTACCGTCTGCAGTTCCGCGAAGGCACGACGTTCGAGACCGCCCGCGACCTCGCGCCGTATCTGGCGCGGCTGGGCGTGAGCCATCTCTACGCCGCGCCGATCTTCGCGGCCTCGCCGGGCTCCACCCACGGCTACGACGTCACCGACTACAACGCCTTCGAGGAAGACCTCGGCGGCGTCGCCGGCTTCACCGCGATGAGCGACGCGCTGTCGTCGGCCGATCTCGGGCTGATCCTCGACTTCGTGCCGAACCACATGGGCGTCTCGCCGAAGAACCTGTGGTGGGAGGACGTGCTGCGCTGGGGCTCGGAAAGCCGGTACGCCCAGACCTTCGACATTTCCTGGGAGGCCGAGAAGATCCTCGTGCCGGTGCTCGCCAAGCCCTATGGCGAGGCGCTCGCCGACGGCGACCTTTCGGTGCAGCTGGACGCCGAGAACGCCCGCATGCGCTTCGACGCGGCCGGCTACGGCCTGCCGATCGACCCGCGCACCTATGGGCATGTGTTCGCGCTGATGGACCATCCGGAGAAGGACCGGCTGGTGCGCCGCTTCTCCGTCTCGACCCCGGCCGAGGCTGACGAGCTGGTCGAGCGGCTCGCCGAGCATCTGGAGGAGCCGTCGTTCCGCGCCGCGCTGGACAAGGCAGTCGCGGCGCTCAGCGCCGACCAGACGGCGCTGCACGACCTGCACGAGGCGCAGGCTTGGCGGCTTGCCTGGTGGCGGACGGCGCGCGAGCGGCTGACCTATCGCCGGTTCTTCGAGATCGCCGACCTGATCGGCGTCCGCCAGGAGCTGCGGCGGGTGTTCCGCGAATCCCACCAGTTGGTCATCCGCCTGGCCCGCGAGCGCCGGCTCGACGGCATCCGGATCGACCATGTCGACGGTCTCGCCGACCCGAAGGGCTATCTCGAGCAGCTGCGCCAGGCGTTCCAGTCGGTGCGGCGCACGCCGTTCGTCCACGTCGAGAAGATCCTCACCGGCGACGAGCGGCTGCGGACATCCTGGGAAATCGAGGGCACCACCGGCTACGAGTTCATCACCGCCCTGGCGGGCCTCTATGTCGACGGCGCCCAGGAAGCCGCGATGACCGAGGCCTATACCGCCTTCCTCGGCGAGGAGGAGGATTTGCGGGCGATGATCGTCCGGCAGAAGCGCTCGATCTTCCAGCGCAACCTCGCCGGCGAGCTCACGCATCTCACCGGCGTCGCCCTGGGCGTTGCCAGCCGGGGGCTCGCCACGCGCGATCTCGGCCAGGATACGATGGCCCGGGCGATCGTCGAGGTGGCGGCGGCGCTGCCGGTCTACCGCACCTACGTCTCCGTGGATGGCGTCCCACGCCGCGACATCGCGATCATCGACGACGCGGTGGACCTGGCGACGAGCGGCCGCGAGGTCGAGGCCGACGAGCCGATCCAGTTCATCGGCCGGCTGCTGAAGCTCGACTTCGTCGACGGCGCCGATGTCGCCGGGGCGCTGGATTTCACCCGCCGCTTCCAGCAGACCACCGGCGCGGTGATGGCCAAGGCCGTCGAGGACACCGCGTTCTACCGCTACAACCGGCTCATCGCCCTCAACGAGGTCGGCGGCGAACCGGACCATTACGGCGCCGAGACGAGCGCCTTCCACGATGCCATGCAGATCCGGCTCGAGGACCAGCCGGACGGCATGCTCGCGACCTCCACCCACGACACCAAGCGGGCGGAGGATGCGCGGGCGCGGCTCTATACGCTGTCCGAGGCGCCGGAACTGTGGCGGGACATCGTCGCCGGCCTCGCCACCGAGCTGGCGCCCTGGCGCAAGACCGTCGAGCCGCTGCTGATCTCGCCCGACCCCGCGACAGAATGGGGGCTCTACCAGTCGCTGCTCGGTGTCCTGCCGCCGGATTTCGACCCCGAGGACGGCGAGGCCCGCGCCGCGCTGACCGAGCGGCTGCAGCAGTATGCCGAGAAGGCGGTCCGCGAGGCCAAGCGCTGGACGAGCTGGACCTCGCCGGCAGAGGCCTACGAGACGGCGCTGCGGGAATTCGTCGCCGCGATCCTCGATCCGGCCGAGACCGGCGACCTGCTCGCGCAGTTCTGGAAGGATGTGCAGCCCTTCGTGGCAGCCGGGGCGCTCACCTCGCTGTCGCAGGCGACGCTGAAATTCGCCGCGCCGGGCGTGCCGGACATCTACCAGGGCACCGAGTTCTACGACTTCTCGCTGGTCGATCCCGACAATCGCCGCGCCATCGATTTCGATGCCCGCGCGGCGACGATCGAATCCGACCAGCCGTGGGCTGACGCGCTCGCCGACTGGCGCAGCGGCAGGATCAAGGCGAAGCTGACCCGCGCGGCGCTCGCCATGCGCGGCCGCACGCCGGCGCTGTTCACCCACGGCGCCTATGTGCCGCTGACGGTCGAAGGGCCGATGGCGGACCATGTCGTCGCCTTCGCCCGTACGGGCGAGGAGGGCGGCGCCGCGATCGCCATCGCGCCGCGTCTCTGCCTCGGCCTGCTGGCCGGCGCGACGGAGCCGGTCGTGGCAGCCTCGCGGTGGGAGGGCACCGTGATCCGCCTGCCGGAGACACTGGCCGGCCGCACATGGCGCAATGTCCTCACCGAGGAGACCCTGGCGGCATCGCCGGCGCTCGGCCTCGGCGAGGCGCTTTCCACGCTGCCCTTCGCGTTGATCGAAGCGGCCTGA